In Bacteroidales bacterium, the sequence AATGTTCACTGTTCAATATGTTTTGTGTTTTTACGTTTCCTACTCCATTAGCAGCCAGTTGATTCATTTCTTTGTACGAGATGTAAATATTGTTTTTGGTAGTCTTTTCAAGGTGGACATCTGCAAATTTAATAACCAGTGTATGGCCGTTATTGTATACATGAATGTGTTTCTGTAGGTTATCATCAATTTCCACTTCTACTTTTTCTATGTCAGACTGTAACAGGAAAATGTTGGAAACGCCGTCAAAATCGATTTTGTCAAATGACGATATGCTGCGTTGTTCAATTGTTACCGATCCGTTTCCCTTCTCTCCGGGTTTGGAATTTATAGAAATACTGATGCAGCCGGTTCCAAAAAATAAGATAAAGACAACTGAAATAGATAGATTTTTCATACTTGTTCAAATTAAGTGATACTAATAAAATAATGACATATTTTATAACCGTAATCAATTTGATCAAT encodes:
- a CDS encoding DUF2807 domain-containing protein — translated: MKNLSISVVFILFFGTGCISISINSKPGEKGNGSVTIEQRSISSFDKIDFDGVSNIFLLQSDIEKVEVEIDDNLQKHIHVYNNGHTLVIKFADVHLEKTTKNNIYISYKEMNQLAANGVGNVKTQNILNSEHFKLNVTGVGNVDLELNCNTLDADFDGVGNINLRGKTDHFYVKKDGVGSLNAKGLIAEFVDIHNSGVGSASVYANEELKLKNSGVGSISYSGDANIKSINSDGVGRIKKD